TACGCCACCCGGGCGGAGGATTCCCGCTTCCCCAAGGCCCGGGCGGCGAGAGATGCCGTGGGCCGTCGCGTCGGCATCGACGGGACGCGTCTGCTGGAAGCAGTCCTCTCCGCCGACACTCCTCCTGGGCTGGTGGTTCTGCCGGAGGTCGAGATCCTGCGCCAGGTCTGGGTCCAGCACTTCCACCTGGTCGAAGGCGAGGTGCAGCGGCGTGCCCCAAAAGACCGCCCGCCAGGCGCGTTACGCCTGGTCACCCCCTATGACATCGAAGCCAGGGCCAGCGGGAAACGCGACATCCTCTGGGACGGCTACAAGGTCCACCTGACGGAAACCTGCGAGCCCGACAGCCCGAACCTGATCACGAACGTCACCACCACCATGGCCACCGTTCCCGACAACGCGATAGCCGGCGCCATCCACGCCGACCTCTCCCGCCGGGACTGCCTTCCGGCCGAGCACTGGGTCGATGCCGGATATCCCACGGCGTCACAGATCGTCGCCGCCCAGCAGGACCACGGTGTCGCGCTGCACGGCCCGGTCCAGGCCAACACCAGTGCCCAGACCAGCGCCAAGGGCGGCTACGACCAGGAGGCATTCACCATCGACTGGGACGCCAAGCAGGTCACCTGCCCCAGTGGACAGACCAGCCGAACCTGGAGCAACCGGCTCTCCCAGCAAGGGCTCCCCGTCATCAGAGTGATGTTCTCGGCGAAGGACTGCCGCCCCTGCCCCGAGCGGACCCAGTGCATCAGCTCACCCACTCGCGAACGGCGCGAACTACGCCTGCGCCACCACGACGAACACCACGTCCTGCGAGCCGCCAGAACCGAGCAGCAGACCGACCAGTGGAAGAACCGCTACCAGATCCGTGCCGGCGTCGAGGGCACCATCTCCCAAGGCATCCTGCGCTGCGGCCTGCGCAGATCCCGCTACCGAGGTCTGACCAAGACCAGTCTCCAGCACCAGCTCACCGGTGCCGCCATTAACCTCGCCCGCATCGACGCCCACCTCACCGGCCAACGCAGAGCCCCCACCCGGATCAGCCCCTTCGCAGCACTCCGCCCCGCTGGATGACATCCAGCGGGGCGGAATTGACCAACAGCGTCCCCTTGGGGGCCGGGCCGCTCTGTCGTTCCGTCAGGAGGAGGCCGGCGGTGCGGTGGGGTCGTCGGAGGCGTGTCGGCGGAACATGCGCGTCGCCGTGATCTCGCCGTGGATCGACTCGCCCTCCCCCGCAGCCTGCGGAAGGCCCGGACGCAGGTGCTCCTCCACGCTGATGTACTTGAGTCCGGCCCGCAGGTCGGCGTCGTTGCGCAGCCGGATCACCAGCGGGAACTCGGCGAGCGCCGTCGTGTCGAACAGGCCCGTCGTGTACAGCAGCTGGACGCCGAGCGCGTCCGACACCGCCCGCTGGAGTTCGAGCAGATACGTGGCGTTGGCGCGGCCGATCGGGTTGTCCAGGAACAGCGTGCCCGCGTGCCGGTGCTTGTCGCGGCCCCGGTCGTTGGAACGGAGCGCCGCCATCGTGCAGTACAGGGCGATGGCCGCGGTGAGCAGCTGGCCGCCGGAGAAGACGTCGCCCATCTGACCGACGGGCACGCGCTCGGCGCGCAGCACCGCGTCCGGCTTGAGGATCTCGACGGAGACGCCCTTGGGTTCGAGCGCCGCCTGGACGCCCCGCAGCAGCAGGGACATACCGTCACGGCGCAGGTCCGCGTTCTTCTTGACGGCGGCGCGGGTCGCCTCGTCGACGACTTCGCCGAGCCGCTCCGCGAGGGACGCCTGGTCGGGCTCCTCGAAGCGGATCCGCAGGAACTCCTGGCCCGACCACTCGCCGAGCCCCTCCGGGAGACGGGAGAGCCGCTGCGCGGAGCGGAGGGTCGCGAGCGAGGACTCCACGAGGCCGCGGAGCCGGTCCACGATCGAGTCCCGGTTGCGCTCCAGCTGCTCCAGCTCGTCCGTGAGGACCCGGAGCCGGGGCGCGAAGGCCTCGGCCCACTTGGCGGCGTGCTCGGGCAGCGCGGAGGCGGGCAGTTCGCGGATCTGCTGGCGCGCGGGGGTGCGGACCTGCTCGTAGCGGGTGGAGTTGGCGTGCCGTACGAGGATGTCGCTCGCCTCGCGCACGGCGGCGTCGGCGGCGGACAGCTCGGCGGTGCAGCCGCGCAGCGAGCGGCGCGCCTCGCCGGCCGTCGTACGGGCCTCCTCCAGGGTTCCGGTGTACGCCTCGGTCTCGTCCCGCTCCTCCTCCGTGTGGTCGCGGAGGAGGTCGCGCAGGAGGGCCGCCGTCTCGTCGAAGCCGCCCGCCGCGTCCTCGGCGGCCCGGTGGTCCCGGAGCAGCCCGGCGTGCGCGGCGCGCGCCGACTCCAGGGCGTCGGTACGGGCGGCGAGTTCGCCGGTCGCGGTACGGAGCAGGGCCTGGGCCTGTTCGGCGTCGGCGGGCACCCGGTCCTCGGGCAGCTCGGTGTGCGCCTCGCCGTCCTCGGGGGCCAGCCGCTCGGCCTCGCCGCGGAGCCGGCCGAGCTTCTCGCTCGCCTCGGTGGCGCGCGACTCCAGCATCTGCACCAGGGACTCGGCCCGGGCCGCGGCCGCCTGGCGGGAGGGGCTGTCGGCGCCGTCGGTGGACTCCAGGAGCTGTTCGGCGCGGATGCGGACCTTGTTGGTGAGACGGTCGAGCTCGGCGACGGCGGCGGACTCGTCGCTCTCGGCGCGGGCCTGCTCGGCGCGCAGGTCTGCGCCGACACCGACCTTCTCGTACAGCTGGGAAGCGGCACGGTACGCCTCGCGGAGGGTGGGCAGCGCGGTACGGGGCGCGGCCGGGTCCTCCTCGGGCAGGGTGTCGGGGGCGCCGGCGATCTCGGCGCGCTCGGCGCGCAGGGCGCGGGCGGTGCGGTGGGCGTCGTCGGCGGCGCGCTGGGTCGCGCGACGGTCCTCGTCGGCGGCGCGGGCGCGCTCCAGGCACGTCTGGGCGCGGGCCTCGGACTCGGCGGCGTCGTCGGCGAGTTCGCGGAGCTTCGCCTGCCAGACGGACCGCTCGCGCAGCCGGAACGCCAGGCCGGCGAGGGCGTCGGCGACACGGCGGGCACGCTGGGCGGCCTCCTGGCGCTCGTCCCGGAGCTGCGCCGCCTCGGCGGCGGCCTCGTCGGCCTCGCCGCGCGCCGTACGGGCCTCGGCGAGGGTCGCGGCGGCGGCCTCGGCGGTCTCACGGGCGGTCGTGGCGACGGCGGCGAGTTCGGCGAGCATCCCCGGCGGGCAGTCGGCTCGCCAAGCCCCGATCCGGGAGGCGAGGGCACGGTCGCCGGCGAGGCGGGCGGCGAGGGTACGGATCTCCTCGTCGCGGGCGGCCGCGCGGGCGCGCAGGGCATGCCGTTCCTCGTCGGCGGCCTGCTCGTCGTGCATGGCGGGGTTCGGCGGTACGAGGAAGACGCTGTGGACCCCGGTGTCCTCATGCTCGCCGGTCTCCTGGGCCGGTACGGGGGCGAGCAGGGCGGCGGCCGTGCCGACGGCCACGGTGGAGCGGGGCAGCAGGGCGGCCGTGCCGAGGACCTCGCGGGCGCGGCCGTACGAGACGGGGTCGGTGATCACGACACCGTCGACGAGCTCGGGGCGGGCGGCGAGGACCCGGGCGTGATCGGCGGGGTCCACGGACTGGGCGAGGTAGCGCCAGCCGGGGAGCGCCGGGATGCCCTGCTCGCCGAGGTACTCGACGGTGGCGAGGACGTCGGGCCCGGGCGGCAGCAGGCCGCCGTCGCCGAGGGCGCCGAGGATGCGGGAGTCGTCGGCCGCGGCGGTGCGGAGCTCGAAGAGCTGGCGCTCGGCGGAGGTGACGGCCTGGTCGAGCATGCCGCGCAGCTCGTCGGCGTACCGGTCGAACTCGGTGACGGTGAGCGGCCCCTGGGGGGCGGTCCCGGAACCGGGGGTGGTCTCGTTCTCGGCGGTCCCGTCCTCGGCCGCGCCCTCGGTGCCGTCCTGCGGGGCGGGGGCGCCGGTGGCGCCGGCGCGCTGGCCCGGGAGGGGGGAGCCGGCGGACGGGAGGCTCAGGAGTTCGGCGAGACGCTCCTCGGAGGCGAGGGACTCGGCGGCGCGGCGCTCCGCGTCGTAGGCGTTCCCCGCGGCCTCGGCGGCGTCCGCGGCGCGGGCGGCGGCGAGTTCGGCGCGGGATTCGGCGGCGGCGGTCTCGCGGGCGCGGTCGGCGGCCGTACGGGCGGCGTCACGGGCCGTGTCCCAGACGGCGACGGCGGTCTTCTCCGCGTCGCTCGCGGCGAGGGCGGCGCGGGCCGGGTCGGCGTCGGGCGCGGTGTCGTCGAGCCAGCCGGCCCGTACCGCCTCCGCGGTCTCCTGCTCGACCTCGGCGAGCCGCTGGCGCAGGTGGCCGGCCTCGCTGCGGGCCCGCTGGGCCTCGGTCGCGGCGGCCGTGGCGTCGCGGTGGGCGGTCTCGCTCGCGTCCTGGAGGGCGGTGGAGCGTTCCTCCTCCTCGGCGGCGTGGCGCTCGCCCTCCTCTGCGGCTGCGGCGAGGGCGCGGACGAGATCGCCGGCGGCCAGGGCGCGGGCGGCCAGGGCCGGGGCGGCGTCCCGCTCGGCCTCGCGGATGGCGGCGGCCACGCGCGCGGAGCGGTCGCCCGCGGCGCGGTGCCGGAGCACGACCTCGGCCGCCTGCCAGGCGGAGTGCATGGTGCGGGCGTCGGTGAGCTCGCGGCGCTGGGATGCGGCGCCCTTCTCGGCGGCGGTCAGGGCCAGGGAGGCGTGCCGGTAGGCGAGTTCGGCGGCGATGCGGGCGCCGCGGCCCCGGGCGGTCTCGGCCTCGGCGACGGTGTGGGCGGCCGAGGTGACCTGCTGGGCGAGTTCGGCGGCCCGGCCGCGCTCCTGGTCGGCGCGGCCGGAGAGGCGGCGGGCGAGGGTGCGGGTGCGCCGCTCGGCGGCCGTGTGGACGTCGCGCGCCTGGGAGCGGGTCCCGGCGGCCTCGACGATCCGGCCGAGGAGGTCCACGGAGCCGGCCGTGAACTCGCGCTCGGCATTCAGCTCGGCGCGGCGGCCCAGCTTGTTGCCGAAGCCGCCGACGAGGTCGGCGAGGCCGTCGGTGTCCCGGGTGTCGGTGACGGCGCGCAGCAGCAGGTCCGTGAAGTCGGAGTCCTTCTTGACGGCGAAGAGGCCGGCGGCCTCGCCCTCGTCGGCGTTCATCTCGCGCTGGTAGCGGAAGAGTTCGGGGTCGAGACCGAGCTCGCCAAGGTGCTCGTTCCAGCGGTCGTGGATCTCCTCCCAGACGACCTCCAGGTGCGGGTACGCCTTTCCGGCCTCGGTGAGGGCGTCACGGAAGCCCTTCATCGTGCGGCGGCGGCCGCTGGCTCCGGAGGCGCCTTCCACGGGCGGGCGGACCGAGGTCGCCTCGGCGACGGGGAGGTTGTCCAGGCTGAGTCCGGGGCCGGGACGGAAGGAGTACCAGGCCTCGGCGAACTTCCGCGGGTCGTTGGAGACCTGGCGGCCGCGCCACTCGCTCGCCTTGCCGACGACGACGAGTTCGCCGGTGAGGGTGTGCTGCCACTCCAGGGCGACGTGTCCGCAGTCGTCGGCGAGGAGGAACTTGCGCAGCACGCCGGAGCTGGCGCCGCCGAGGGTGTTGCGGTGGCCGGGGAGCATGACCGAGAAGATCAGTTTGAGGAGGACGGACTTGCCGCCGCCGTTCTCCAGGAAGAGCACGCCCGCGGGGGCGGGGCGGCGCGGCGGGCCGACCGGCTCGTCCTCGAAGAACTCCGCCTGGGTGGGTGCGGGGTGGGGCACGGGCGCGCCGACCCCGCGCAGGTCCAGGACGGTGTCGGCGTAGCGCGCACCGGCGGGGCCGATGGAGTACAGGCGGACCCGGGACAGCTCGTACATGGCGGGGGACTCTCGTGCTCGTCGTGCTCAGGAAGGTCGGTCGGGCTGCGGGACGGCGGCTACGCGTGGAACGGGAGGCCCGCGTCGGCGGCGAGCTCCAGGTCGTCGCCCTCGGGCGGCGGGAGGAGGGTCGCCGAGCCGTCGCTGACGGGCACGACACCGAGTTCGAGGAGCTCGGCCATCGCCG
Above is a genomic segment from Streptomyces sp. NBC_00094 containing:
- a CDS encoding IS1182 family transposase, which produces MSLQSKGSGEIPAETVRVARAAFPKGSLAIRVRDELGPLFTDEEFADLFPARGRPAWSPGRLALVLVLQFVEGLTDRQAAEAVRARIDYKYALGLDLGDPGFDFSVLSEFRDRLTGADAGRRVLDGILAGCREKGLLKSSGRARTDSTHVESSARALNWLELVTETLRSALNAMAEAAPDWLTGVSDPEWFKHYATRAEDSRFPKARAARDAVGRRVGIDGTRLLEAVLSADTPPGLVVLPEVEILRQVWVQHFHLVEGEVQRRAPKDRPPGALRLVTPYDIEARASGKRDILWDGYKVHLTETCEPDSPNLITNVTTTMATVPDNAIAGAIHADLSRRDCLPAEHWVDAGYPTASQIVAAQQDHGVALHGPVQANTSAQTSAKGGYDQEAFTIDWDAKQVTCPSGQTSRTWSNRLSQQGLPVIRVMFSAKDCRPCPERTQCISSPTRERRELRLRHHDEHHVLRAARTEQQTDQWKNRYQIRAGVEGTISQGILRCGLRRSRYRGLTKTSLQHQLTGAAINLARIDAHLTGQRRAPTRISPFAALRPAG